Proteins from a single region of Hordeum vulgare subsp. vulgare chromosome 6H, MorexV3_pseudomolecules_assembly, whole genome shotgun sequence:
- the LOC123404984 gene encoding protein phosphatase 1 regulatory subunit 16A-like: MGAGQEIRKGSKTIVPSEKELFVAVESGAASVFASLSPADLAAALSLRNEDDHSLFHVAAASGHTKASAAASRCGGRRLASIVNGKDEEGWAPIHSVASSGNAEIVDILLEHGMRPCPCIAPGNVCS; this comes from the exons atgggggccgggcaagAAATAAGGAAGGGTAGCAAGACAATAGTg CcgtcggagaaggagctcttcGTGGCCGTGGAGTCCGGGGCCGCCAGCGTCTTCGCCTCCCTTTCCCCCGCCGACCTCGCCGCTGCCCTCTCCCTCCGCAACGAGGACGACCACTCCCTCTTCCAcgtcgccgccgcctccggcCACACCAAGGcaagcgccgccgcctccc GCTGCGGGGGGCGACGCCTGGCGAGCATCGTGAACGGGAAGGACGAGGAAGGGTGGGCGCCGATTCACTCAGTGGCCAGCAGCGGCAACGCCGAGATCGTCGACATCCTGCTCGAACATGGTATGAGACCCTGCCCTT GTATTGCTCCTGGAAATGTTTGTTCTTAA